From Woronichinia naegeliana WA131, the proteins below share one genomic window:
- a CDS encoding IS1 family transposase, giving the protein MSILKKSSMEILNNVGLCQEKEDALFKDNCPHCYSENVKIHSHYQTKGNGERKMFICQECSSCFAETYGSVIAGLETPLSEIVKVLKARMEGIGLNAAARAFGYAKTTILNWEKKLSGLQETLFLYALVNEFVKLVIEGDELYTKVGKNKEASASEGWTIVLMDRASRFIWHLKCGRKEQKLFLEAMMTVAELFERSAESLQLFTDGEKRYSQLLFDICHEVLRTGKRGRPTKVLPKGLVVRLKNKSSKRRDSEGKLKKVETPKPEHPETTEKPEEKDVHANHVEAFNSAIRRYLSAFRRRTNTYAKSVVGLQRVLDIFWMVHNFVRSHFTTRKVPAVALGIIEKGLTWEDLLQIRLIS; this is encoded by the coding sequence ATGTCAATATTAAAGAAAAGCTCTATGGAAATCCTGAATAATGTTGGCTTGTGCCAAGAGAAAGAGGATGCCTTATTCAAGGACAACTGTCCTCATTGCTATAGTGAAAACGTAAAAATACATTCTCATTATCAAACGAAAGGTAACGGGGAACGTAAAATGTTCATTTGTCAAGAATGTAGTTCTTGTTTTGCTGAGACTTATGGTAGCGTAATCGCTGGCTTAGAAACCCCATTAAGTGAAATTGTAAAAGTATTAAAAGCCAGAATGGAAGGAATAGGATTAAATGCAGCAGCTCGAGCATTCGGCTACGCGAAAACAACAATATTGAATTGGGAAAAGAAATTATCAGGATTACAAGAGACATTATTTTTATACGCCTTAGTGAATGAATTTGTTAAATTAGTAATAGAAGGGGATGAACTATACACAAAAGTTGGAAAAAATAAAGAAGCAAGTGCCTCTGAGGGGTGGACAATCGTGCTCATGGACAGGGCTAGCCGCTTTATTTGGCATTTAAAATGTGGTCGAAAAGAGCAGAAATTATTTCTAGAAGCAATGATGACGGTAGCGGAATTATTTGAAAGGAGTGCAGAATCTCTCCAGTTATTTACAGATGGAGAAAAGCGATATAGTCAACTGCTATTTGATATTTGTCACGAAGTATTAAGGACTGGAAAGCGAGGTCGTCCCACCAAAGTATTACCGAAGGGTCTTGTGGTAAGACTAAAAAATAAGAGTAGTAAACGTCGAGATTCTGAGGGTAAACTCAAGAAAGTAGAAACTCCGAAACCAGAACATCCTGAGACAACAGAAAAACCAGAAGAAAAGGACGTCCATGCCAACCACGTTGAGGCATTTAATAGTGCTATCCGACGCTATTTATCTGCCTTTCGTCGTCGTACAAATACTTATGCTAAATCGGTTGTGGGATTACAGCGAGTCCTAGATATTTTCTGGATGGTTCATAACTTTGTTCGCAGCCATTTTACTACGAGAAAAGTTCCTGCTGTAGCTCTCGGTATAATTGAAAAAGGGTTAACTTGGGAGGACTTACTCCAAATTCGCCTGATTTCTTGA
- a CDS encoding IS1 family transposase, translated as MSTLNKSSIDLLSDIGLPQEKEEALFQKNCPHCYSEKVKIHSHYQTKGNGERKMFICQECGSCFAETYGSVIAGLETPLSEIVKVLKARMEGIGLNAAARVFGYAKTTILNWEKKLSGLQETLFLYALVNEFVKLVIEGDELYTKVGKNKEASASEGWTIVLMDRASRFIWHLKCGKKEQKLFLEAMMTVAELFERSAESLQLFTDGEKRYSQLLFNICHEVLRTGKRGRPTKVLPKGMVVRLKNKSSKRRDSEGKLEKVETPKTEHPETTEKPEDKDVHANHVEAFNSSLRRYLAAFRRRTNTYAKSVVGLQRVLDIFWMVHNFVRSHFTTKKVPAVALGIIQKGLTWEDLLQIRLIC; from the coding sequence ATGTCAACATTGAATAAAAGCTCAATTGACCTCCTAAGTGATATTGGCTTACCTCAAGAGAAAGAGGAAGCCTTATTTCAGAAAAACTGCCCTCATTGCTATAGTGAAAAAGTAAAAATACATTCTCATTACCAAACGAAAGGTAACGGGGAACGTAAAATGTTCATCTGTCAAGAATGTGGTTCTTGTTTTGCTGAGACTTATGGTAGCGTAATCGCTGGCTTAGAAACCCCATTAAGTGAAATTGTAAAAGTATTAAAAGCCAGAATGGAAGGAATAGGATTAAATGCAGCAGCCCGAGTATTCGGCTACGCAAAAACAACAATATTGAATTGGGAAAAGAAATTATCAGGATTACAAGAGACATTATTTTTATACGCCTTAGTGAATGAATTTGTTAAATTAGTAATAGAAGGGGATGAACTATACACAAAAGTTGGAAAAAATAAAGAAGCAAGTGCCTCTGAGGGGTGGACAATCGTGCTCATGGACAGGGCTAGCCGCTTTATTTGGCATTTAAAATGTGGTAAAAAAGAGCAGAAATTATTTCTAGAAGCAATGATGACGGTAGCGGAATTATTTGAAAGGAGTGCAGAATCTCTCCAGTTATTTACAGATGGAGAAAAGCGATATAGTCAACTGCTATTTAATATTTGTCACGAAGTATTAAGGACTGGGAAGCGAGGTCGTCCCACCAAAGTATTACCGAAGGGTATGGTGGTAAGATTAAAAAATAAGAGTAGTAAACGTCGAGATTCTGAGGGTAAACTAGAGAAAGTAGAAACTCCGAAAACTGAACATCCTGAGACAACAGAAAAACCAGAAGACAAGGATGTTCATGCCAACCACGTTGAGGCATTTAATAGTTCTCTACGACGCTATTTAGCCGCCTTTCGTCGTCGAACAAATACTTATGCTAAATCTGTTGTGGGATTACAGCGAGTGCTAGATATTTTCTGGATGGTTCATAACTTTGTTCGCAGCCATTTTACGACGAAAAAAGTTCCTGCGGTAGCTCTCGGTATAATTCAAAAAGGGTTAACTTGGGAGGACTTACTCCAAATTCGCCTGATTTGTTGA
- a CDS encoding IS1634 family transposase, with protein sequence MEGLSVIDGAFYTAENVGMARSIQWLSRVPLKEATETLANISEDQWQQGEQDGYRWQVRASEYGGEQQRWLVVESAQRLQSDNKAISQKIEKADKVVKKEWQKLCGQNFACEADALTEAQLWPKTLTYHQLSQVEVQTIPYYAKGGRPKQGATPLGFHYRLTGQLSLDSSCLEAASKRAGRFILATNVLDSQVLSPDQMLAEYKAQQNTERGFRFLKDPFFFASALFLKNPQRIMALMMIMVVSLLVYTLAQRRLRQALALAHQTIPNQKGKPTAIPTLLWVFQSFLFIRWLEIDGIQTIVNLTSKHKHILSFLGSSCQKYYFVS encoded by the coding sequence ATGGAAGGTTTATCGGTGATTGATGGAGCTTTTTATACGGCGGAAAATGTGGGCATGGCGAGGTCAATTCAATGGTTAAGTCGTGTCCCTCTGAAAGAAGCCACTGAGACTTTGGCAAATATATCAGAAGACCAATGGCAGCAGGGTGAACAGGACGGTTATCGTTGGCAAGTGAGGGCTTCGGAATATGGGGGTGAACAGCAACGATGGCTTGTGGTCGAAAGTGCTCAACGTCTCCAGTCCGATAATAAAGCTATAAGTCAAAAAATTGAGAAAGCCGATAAAGTTGTCAAAAAAGAATGGCAGAAACTTTGTGGACAGAATTTTGCTTGTGAGGCCGATGCTCTTACTGAGGCTCAACTCTGGCCAAAAACCTTGACTTATCATCAACTCAGTCAAGTTGAGGTTCAGACTATTCCTTACTATGCCAAGGGAGGAAGACCGAAACAAGGGGCTACCCCTCTCGGTTTTCATTACCGCTTAACTGGGCAATTAAGCCTTGATTCCTCTTGCTTGGAAGCCGCATCTAAACGGGCTGGACGTTTTATTTTAGCTACTAATGTTCTTGATTCTCAGGTTTTGAGTCCCGACCAGATGTTGGCTGAATATAAGGCTCAACAAAACACCGAGCGCGGCTTTCGCTTTCTCAAAGACCCTTTCTTTTTTGCCTCTGCTCTTTTTCTCAAGAATCCTCAACGCATTATGGCTTTGATGATGATTATGGTTGTCTCTTTATTGGTTTATACTTTGGCACAACGTCGCCTACGACAGGCTTTGGCTCTTGCCCATCAGACTATTCCTAATCAAAAGGGTAAACCGACCGCCATTCCCACTCTGCTTTGGGTCTTTCAGTCTTTTCTGTTTATCCGTTGGTTAGAGATTGACGGCATTCAAACTATCGTTAATTTGACCTCCAAACACAAACATATTCTTTCCTTTCTTGGCTCTTCATGTCAAAAGTACTACTTTGTCTCTTGA
- a CDS encoding IS1-like element transposase, with translation MTYLRNVGLNYTYKGYLPEVKEKIAEMAMNGSGIRDTARVLRISPSTVISELKKRV, from the coding sequence TTGACTTACCTGCGGAATGTGGGCTTAAACTATACTTATAAAGGTTATTTGCCAGAAGTAAAGGAAAAGATTGCCGAAATGGCAATGAATGGTAGTGGCATAAGGGATACAGCCCGTGTGCTGAGGATTAGTCCATCAACAGTGATTAGTGAACTAAAAAAAAGAGTCTAG
- a CDS encoding LysR substrate-binding domain-containing protein has product MIQATLHQLKVFEATARHGSFTRAAEELFITQPTVSSQIKQLSKSVGLPLFEQIGKRLYLTEAGKELLSTCQDIFQRLNNFEMKVADFKGTKQGCLRLAVITTAKYFIPRILGSFCQQYPGIEVSLKVTNHEQIQRRMQDNEDDLYVISQPPEDLDLSSQPFLDNPLVVIARRDHPLAKLQHIPIEHLNNEMFIMRERGSGTRQAIQNLLAEHNVQVHVRLELGSNEAIKQAIAGGMGISVLSEHTLISEGKSSELTILNVEHFPIKRRWYVASLAGKQLSIIAQTFLDYLLAESQKIPRSFSSLVTTP; this is encoded by the coding sequence TTGATTCAAGCAACTCTACACCAATTAAAAGTTTTTGAGGCTACCGCCCGTCACGGCAGTTTTACTCGTGCTGCCGAAGAGTTGTTTATAACCCAACCTACCGTTTCCAGTCAAATTAAGCAACTCTCCAAATCCGTTGGATTACCGTTATTTGAGCAAATTGGTAAGCGTCTTTATTTAACGGAAGCAGGGAAGGAGTTGTTGTCAACCTGTCAGGATATTTTCCAGCGTCTAAACAATTTTGAAATGAAGGTGGCGGATTTTAAAGGGACAAAGCAAGGCTGTTTGCGTTTAGCGGTGATTACGACGGCCAAGTATTTTATTCCTCGCATTCTGGGTTCTTTTTGTCAGCAATATCCGGGGATTGAAGTCTCTCTGAAGGTGACAAACCATGAACAAATTCAACGCCGAATGCAGGATAACGAGGATGATTTATATGTTATTAGCCAACCGCCAGAAGATTTAGATCTCAGTTCTCAACCTTTTTTAGATAATCCTTTAGTTGTCATTGCGCGTCGGGATCATCCCTTGGCCAAGCTTCAGCATATTCCGATTGAGCACCTCAATAATGAGATGTTTATTATGCGGGAACGGGGATCGGGAACACGTCAGGCAATCCAAAATTTATTAGCCGAGCACAATGTTCAGGTTCATGTTCGTTTGGAGTTGGGCAGTAACGAAGCGATTAAGCAGGCGATCGCCGGTGGGATGGGTATTTCGGTATTGTCCGAACATACTTTAATCTCGGAAGGAAAATCCAGTGAGTTAACCATTTTGAATGTGGAGCATTTTCCGATTAAACGTCGTTGGTATGTGGCTTCCTTAGCGGGAAAACAATTGTCGATTATTGCCCAAACCTTTTTAGATTATCTGTTGGCAGAAAGCCAGAAAATTCCTCGCTCTTTTTCTTCTTTAGTAACCACACCCTAA
- a CDS encoding FHA domain-containing protein produces MSRHHATLHRFSENGSDYYRILDGDGQGKFSVNGLLINGYKVDCHNLCPGDEVILGTQISVVYQYRQHDKFPTLPSNDPFDITLIDPNMIEEEEEPTFWPTLSAKEEV; encoded by the coding sequence ATTTCTCGCCATCATGCGACCTTACACCGTTTCAGTGAAAATGGCTCTGACTACTATCGAATTTTGGATGGGGATGGACAAGGTAAATTCAGTGTCAATGGTCTATTGATCAATGGCTATAAGGTGGACTGCCATAATCTTTGCCCCGGTGATGAAGTCATTTTAGGGACCCAGATCTCCGTTGTTTATCAATACCGTCAGCACGACAAGTTTCCGACTTTACCGAGTAATGATCCCTTTGACATTACCCTCATTGATCCCAACATGATTGAAGAGGAAGAAGAACCGACTTTCTGGCCGACTTTATCAGCCAAGGAAGAAGTTTAG
- a CDS encoding transposase, translating to MLEWWTKNFASCELGDERLNNRAFSIGKKLSEGFGKALSEVFKGGNELKRAYEFLGIRKQTLSR from the coding sequence ATGTTGGAATGGTGGACAAAAAACTTTGCCAGTTGTGAATTGGGAGACGAGAGGCTAAACAATCGTGCCTTCTCGATTGGGAAAAAGTTAAGTGAGGGGTTTGGAAAAGCCTTATCAGAAGTGTTTAAGGGAGGAAACGAGTTAAAGAGGGCCTATGAATTTTTGGGAATCCGAAAACAGACTTTGTCAAGATAA
- a CDS encoding helix-turn-helix domain-containing protein — MPRLAPKELKLEAKEREHLEKLINRHTTEQQIALRAKIVLLADEGENNREIARKLKISRKMASQWRERWIAGQAKGIEITERIKDAERSGAPAKFKPEQILGSVLNLWKHI; from the coding sequence ATGCCCCGATTAGCCCCCAAAGAGTTAAAGTTGGAAGCAAAAGAACGAGAACATCTAGAAAAACTGATAAATCGTCATACAACAGAGCAGCAAATTGCCTTAAGGGCAAAAATAGTGCTTCTGGCAGATGAGGGAGAAAATAATCGAGAAATTGCTAGAAAATTAAAAATCAGCCGAAAAATGGCAAGTCAATGGAGAGAAAGATGGATAGCAGGGCAGGCAAAGGGAATAGAAATAACAGAAAGAATAAAAGATGCTGAGCGTAGTGGAGCACCAGCCAAGTTTAAACCCGAACAAATATTGGGTAGTGTTCTGAATCTGTGGAAGCACATCTAA
- a CDS encoding IS1634 family transposase, whose protein sequence is MNNLNIKDLDHLGIVAGIIDEMGLVEIIDEEVGTHPQEKLSVGTIVKAMILNCLGCINAPLYLLSEFFKGKALEHLLGEGIKAEDLNDDKLGRSLDKVFGVGVKNRFTKIVLKAAAIFGIEQKSKHLDSTSMSVQGKYKERIEDEEDEQTKAIKIKFGYSRDKRPDLKQFMLNMICSGDGGVPLFMQLGDGNESDKKVFPQIIKDCQETLALPPTVWKVYNSNTTVGGGVCG, encoded by the coding sequence ATGAATAACCTAAATATTAAAGACCTCGACCACTTAGGAATCGTAGCGGGAATTATAGATGAAATGGGTTTAGTAGAAATTATCGATGAGGAAGTGGGAACTCATCCTCAAGAAAAGCTCAGTGTAGGTACAATAGTAAAAGCAATGATATTAAACTGCTTAGGATGTATCAATGCTCCGTTATATTTGTTGAGTGAGTTTTTTAAAGGAAAAGCATTAGAACACCTATTAGGAGAAGGAATAAAAGCAGAAGATTTAAATGATGACAAGCTAGGAAGGTCATTGGATAAGGTATTTGGAGTGGGGGTAAAAAACCGGTTCACGAAAATAGTCCTAAAAGCGGCAGCAATCTTTGGAATAGAACAAAAGTCAAAGCATTTAGACTCAACCTCAATGTCTGTACAAGGGAAGTATAAGGAAAGGATAGAAGATGAGGAAGACGAGCAGACAAAAGCCATAAAAATAAAATTTGGTTATTCCAGAGATAAACGACCAGACCTAAAACAGTTTATGTTAAATATGATATGTAGTGGAGATGGTGGTGTCCCTCTCTTTATGCAATTAGGAGATGGCAATGAATCGGATAAAAAGGTGTTTCCCCAGATAATCAAAGACTGTCAAGAAACGTTGGCTCTTCCCCCAACTGTGTGGAAAGTGTATAATAGTAATACCACAGTAGGAGGTGGAGTATGTGGATAA
- a CDS encoding ISL3 family transposase: MWINLDELLGLPKVTVVNYREIDGALFLKLKMKNEVIECPNCHKELEDINQIEYNLVRDLSLLGKKVYLEVPRRQFHCEKCQKYITERLDFMRLRKHYTIRYEEKIYEQVKKKNVEEVRQEEEISWGTLESIFEEYAKQAEKKEWELPEKISLDEFSNRKGKKDFITTVIDINKKELLEVIKGHKKEEIIEALKVQPARVRENVKEVSVDMWEGFTSAIKELFVNAKIVYDRFHVMKNINEELNKLRKKMNIHKKGLTYLLWKNKEELKKEKREELEEILKMYPCLGIAYEMKEEIRDIYEHSRTTNGARRKFEKWMRTACLFYKKSVGMLKTHLTGICNYFENHTTNGLTEGMNTKIKLIKRKSYGFANFEHLRLKLLACFNS; this comes from the coding sequence ATGTGGATAAACTTGGATGAGCTACTAGGTTTGCCAAAGGTAACAGTCGTAAACTATCGAGAAATAGATGGTGCTTTGTTCTTAAAATTAAAAATGAAAAACGAAGTAATAGAATGTCCAAATTGTCATAAAGAATTGGAAGATATAAATCAAATAGAATATAATTTGGTTCGGGATTTATCCCTATTGGGAAAGAAAGTATATCTGGAAGTGCCCCGCCGCCAGTTCCATTGTGAAAAATGTCAGAAATACATAACAGAAAGACTGGACTTTATGCGGCTAAGAAAACATTATACAATTCGTTATGAAGAAAAGATTTATGAGCAAGTAAAAAAGAAAAATGTAGAAGAGGTAAGGCAAGAAGAAGAAATAAGTTGGGGAACATTGGAATCAATATTTGAAGAGTATGCAAAGCAGGCAGAAAAGAAGGAATGGGAATTACCAGAAAAGATAAGTTTAGACGAATTTAGTAATAGAAAAGGAAAAAAAGACTTTATTACAACAGTGATAGATATAAATAAAAAGGAATTGTTAGAAGTAATAAAAGGACACAAAAAAGAAGAGATAATAGAAGCCCTAAAGGTGCAGCCAGCAAGGGTTAGAGAGAATGTAAAGGAAGTAAGTGTGGATATGTGGGAGGGATTTACGTCAGCAATAAAGGAGTTATTTGTAAATGCTAAAATCGTCTATGATAGATTTCATGTAATGAAAAATATAAATGAAGAATTGAATAAATTGAGAAAGAAAATGAATATCCATAAAAAGGGTTTAACATACCTATTATGGAAAAATAAAGAAGAGTTAAAAAAAGAAAAAAGAGAAGAGTTAGAAGAGATATTGAAAATGTATCCTTGTTTAGGAATAGCGTATGAAATGAAGGAAGAGATTAGAGATATTTATGAGCATTCAAGAACGACAAATGGTGCAAGGAGAAAATTTGAAAAATGGATGAGAACAGCGTGCCTATTCTATAAAAAAAGTGTGGGTATGCTGAAAACTCATTTGACAGGTATATGCAATTATTTTGAAAACCATACAACTAATGGATTAACGGAAGGGATGAATACAAAAATTAAATTAATAAAAAGGAAAAGTTATGGATTTGCTAATTTTGAGCATCTACGGCTTAAATTGTTAGCTTGCTTTAACTCTTAA